A region from the Eleginops maclovinus isolate JMC-PN-2008 ecotype Puerto Natales chromosome 17, JC_Emac_rtc_rv5, whole genome shotgun sequence genome encodes:
- the LOC134878902 gene encoding putative nuclease HARBI1: protein MPAYLDDPYDIGAQIVRGSLRRARVFRDRHNPLAYPDDVLHERYRFSAEGIRYLCQLLEADVSNVTRRSQALTIEQMLCLSLRYFASGQYMYSIGDAENLSKNTVCRVIRKVVLALTKLVDAFVVFPGHLPARQIKEGFYAIAGFPRVIGAIDCTHIPISAPLGEHERDFVNRKSKHTINVQMTCDHHYMITSLDARWPGSVHDSRIFRESSLSDRFHQGQFDGILLGDRGYACMKFLITPFPDPQTRQQRSFNHAHSVTRARIEMTFGILKARFACLKVLRVKPDRACQTIAACVVLQNVATIRKERVPPHDPPPPPDITDPITLDHPTGRAVRDAITNQFFQ, encoded by the exons ATGCCAGCATACCTGGACGATCCGTACGATATAGGCGCGCAGATTGTGAGGGGCTCTCTTCGGAGGGCGAGGGTATTTAGAGACCGCCACAATCCGCTGGCGTACCCGGACGATGTTCTCCATGAAAGATATAGATTCTCAGCTGAGGGAATTCGTTACCTATGCCAGCTGCTCGAGGCGGACGTCTCTAATGTAACCCGCCGAAGTCAGGCCCTCACAATCgagcaaatgttatgtctttcattgCGCTATTTCGCCAGcggacaatatatgtattccatCGGTGATGCTGAAAACCTGAGTAAGAACACTGTATGCCGGGTGATACGGAAGGTGGTACTTGCTCTCACTAAActggtggatgcatttgttgtattcccTGGCCATTTGCCTGCACGTCAGATAAAAGAAGGGTTCTATGCAATCGCTG GTTTCCCAAGAGTAATTGGAGCCATTGATTGTACGCACATTCCTATCAGTGCACCCCTGGGAGAGCATGAGCGGGATTTTGTGAATAGAAagtccaaacacaccatcaatgtCCAG ATGACATGCGATCACCACTATATGATCACAAGCCTGGATGCAAGGTGGCCAGGGTCAGTCCATGACTCCCGTATATTCAGAGAatcatcactgtctgacagattccaccaag GGCAATTTGATGGAATCCTGCTGGGGGACCGTGGCTACGCATGCATGAAGTTCCTCATCACACCATTTCCTGATCCACAAACAAGGCAACAGAGATCATTTAATCATGCACACAGTGTCACTAGGGCCAGGATCGAAATGACATTTGGCATATTGAAGGCCCGATTCGCCTGCCTGAAGGTCCTTCGGGTCAAGCCAGACAGGGCCTGCCAAACCATAGCAGCATGTGTGGTTCTTCAGAATGTCGCCAcaataaggaaggaaagagtgccCCCTCATgatcctcccccaccccctgataTTACTGATCCAATCACCCTGGATCATCCAACAGGCCGTGCTGTCAGGGATGCCATTACCAACcagtttttccaatga